One Natrinema halophilum genomic window carries:
- a CDS encoding TIGR03560 family F420-dependent LLM class oxidoreductase, whose amino-acid sequence MTESDLDVGIILPQYGTDVGTVRDTALEAERLGYDAVWLEDHFQSWIGEPRRTTQECWTTLSAVAEATDRVRLGTLVTSQSYRHPALLAKMAATVDHVSDGRLELGLGAGWYADEYDRFGYEFREPPAERLRRLAETVEILQGLWTSETYSHEGEHLEIDLAGAFCEPKPVQDPHPPIWIGGGGEDFTLRYTAELADGWNYGTLEPEGFAEKLDVLRAHCGDEDRYDEIRKSAELFVFVGETSEAAETKREAFRDAFLPDEPSEPREFFLAGYVETAPTGTPAAVRERLSEYAAVGIEEVMLAIPDAADGEDDSLALLADELAG is encoded by the coding sequence GTTCGGGACACCGCACTCGAGGCCGAACGGCTGGGCTACGACGCGGTCTGGCTCGAGGATCACTTCCAGTCGTGGATCGGCGAGCCGCGGCGGACGACACAGGAGTGCTGGACGACGTTGAGTGCCGTCGCAGAGGCGACCGACCGGGTGCGTCTCGGGACGCTCGTAACCAGCCAGTCGTACCGGCATCCGGCCCTGCTCGCGAAGATGGCCGCGACGGTCGATCACGTAAGCGACGGCCGGCTCGAACTGGGGCTGGGCGCGGGCTGGTATGCAGACGAGTACGATCGGTTCGGCTACGAGTTTCGGGAACCGCCGGCGGAACGGCTCCGCCGGCTCGCCGAGACCGTCGAGATCCTGCAGGGGCTGTGGACGTCCGAGACGTACAGCCACGAAGGCGAACACCTCGAGATCGATCTCGCGGGCGCCTTCTGCGAGCCGAAACCTGTACAGGACCCGCACCCGCCGATCTGGATCGGTGGCGGCGGCGAAGACTTCACGCTTCGATACACCGCCGAGCTGGCGGACGGCTGGAACTACGGGACCCTCGAACCCGAGGGCTTCGCAGAGAAACTCGACGTCCTCCGAGCGCACTGTGGTGACGAAGACCGGTACGACGAAATCCGGAAGTCTGCCGAGCTGTTCGTCTTCGTCGGCGAGACGAGCGAGGCGGCCGAAACGAAGCGCGAGGCGTTCCGGGACGCGTTCCTGCCGGACGAGCCGAGCGAACCGCGCGAGTTCTTCCTCGCGGGCTACGTGGAGACGGCCCCGACCGGGACGCCCGCCGCGGTTCGCGAGCGGCTCTCGGAGTACGCGGCCGTCGGCATCGAGGAGGTCATGCTCGCGATTCCGGACGCTGCCGACGGCGAAGACGACAGCTTGGCGCTGCTGGCAGACGAACTCGCCGGCTAA
- a CDS encoding APC family permease — MGDTSPAGGTNIEGESPQGEPTVDTDEATITDDAELERTLGLSGGLAIGIGTMIGAGIFVFPGLAAGRAGPAAAASFLIGAIVALLVALPASELATAMPKSGGGYYYISRGLGTLPGAVVGLSLWFGLVFASAFYLVGFGYYAVDTLAELGVAVGDGLVIPLALLFGAAFTVLNVTGTENAAKLQNGIVALLLSILAAFLGYGGLDAIGLVGDPSTPEQFAPFGPLPVLSTAALVFTSYLGFAQVATVAGEMKDPGRNLPLSMVGSVLVVGVLYVVTILVATSAFSSEDLSTFGETAMVEVGRHYLGSIGAFAIVFGGLLATVSSANASVLSTSRAIYAVSKDALLPRRASRINLRYGTPHVALGMAGGPILVLVATGRVELLAEVASFLHLIMYGLICVALLALRRNEPAWYDPDFRVPGYPVVPVLGTVASFALIGFMQPVSQLTGIAIMIATAGWYAYYARDVNLKGAFQ; from the coding sequence ATGGGAGATACGTCGCCGGCCGGCGGAACCAACATCGAGGGAGAGTCACCGCAGGGCGAGCCGACGGTCGACACCGACGAGGCGACGATCACAGACGACGCCGAACTCGAGCGAACGCTCGGCCTCTCCGGCGGACTCGCGATCGGGATCGGGACGATGATCGGCGCCGGAATCTTCGTTTTTCCGGGGCTCGCGGCCGGACGGGCCGGTCCCGCTGCAGCCGCGTCGTTCTTGATCGGCGCGATCGTCGCCTTGCTGGTCGCGCTGCCGGCATCCGAACTCGCGACAGCGATGCCAAAAAGCGGCGGCGGCTACTACTACATTTCGCGTGGATTGGGGACGCTTCCCGGTGCAGTCGTCGGGCTGTCGCTGTGGTTCGGACTGGTGTTCGCGTCGGCGTTTTACCTCGTCGGCTTCGGCTACTACGCCGTCGACACGCTCGCCGAACTCGGCGTCGCGGTCGGCGACGGGCTCGTCATCCCGCTGGCGCTGCTGTTCGGTGCGGCCTTTACCGTATTGAACGTGACGGGGACGGAAAACGCGGCGAAACTGCAAAACGGTATCGTCGCCCTGTTGCTGTCGATTCTGGCGGCGTTTCTCGGGTACGGCGGGCTCGATGCGATCGGACTCGTCGGCGATCCGTCCACCCCCGAACAGTTCGCGCCGTTCGGGCCGCTTCCCGTGCTGTCGACCGCGGCGCTCGTGTTCACCTCGTATCTCGGCTTCGCACAGGTGGCGACCGTCGCCGGTGAGATGAAAGATCCCGGTCGGAACCTGCCGCTTTCGATGGTCGGCTCCGTCCTCGTCGTCGGCGTTCTCTACGTGGTGACGATCCTGGTCGCAACCAGCGCGTTCAGCAGCGAGGACCTCTCGACATTCGGGGAGACGGCGATGGTCGAGGTCGGTCGCCACTACCTCGGCTCGATCGGCGCGTTCGCGATCGTTTTCGGTGGGCTGCTCGCGACGGTATCCAGCGCCAACGCATCGGTGCTCAGCACGTCTCGAGCCATCTACGCCGTCTCGAAGGATGCCCTGTTACCGCGTCGAGCGAGCCGCATCAACCTCCGGTACGGAACGCCACACGTCGCCCTTGGGATGGCCGGCGGGCCGATCCTCGTGCTGGTCGCGACCGGTCGCGTGGAGCTGCTCGCGGAGGTCGCTTCGTTCCTCCATCTCATCATGTACGGGCTGATCTGCGTGGCGCTGCTCGCACTACGCCGAAACGAGCCAGCGTGGTACGATCCCGACTTCCGTGTCCCCGGCTACCCCGTCGTCCCCGTTCTCGGGACGGTCGCCAGTTTCGCTCTGATCGGGTTCATGCAACCCGTCTCACAACTCACTGGCATCGCGATCATGATCGCGACCGCCGGATGGTACGCCTACTACGCTCGAGACGTGAACCTGAAGGGGGCGTTCCAATGA
- a CDS encoding universal stress protein: protein MTRVLVPVAILEGESVSTGLPTLLEPVDVTVLGYHVLPEQTPPDQARLQYEDRAIAALDDLVAQFEAAGGTADHRLVFTHDREQTIDRIAEETAADASAITGVTGAVDRLLVSLTGDVAIDRITSFVAELVGDREIDVTLFLATDDEPGGQESLEAAAAALSEHDIDAGTELVADESPFEALVDAAADHDAIVVGERAPSLQSFLFGDAAERVAAESVGPVLVVRSLDERDGGAAL, encoded by the coding sequence ATGACGCGCGTCCTCGTACCGGTGGCGATACTCGAGGGTGAATCGGTCTCGACCGGGCTCCCGACGCTGCTCGAGCCGGTGGACGTGACCGTCCTCGGCTATCACGTCCTGCCCGAGCAGACGCCGCCCGACCAGGCGCGCCTCCAGTACGAGGACCGAGCGATCGCCGCGCTCGACGACCTCGTCGCACAGTTCGAGGCTGCCGGCGGGACCGCCGATCACCGTCTCGTGTTCACCCACGACCGAGAGCAAACGATCGATCGCATCGCCGAGGAGACGGCGGCGGACGCCTCCGCGATCACGGGGGTGACCGGGGCCGTCGATCGCCTTCTCGTGTCGCTGACGGGCGACGTCGCCATCGACCGGATCACCTCGTTCGTCGCCGAACTGGTCGGCGACCGCGAAATCGACGTCACGCTCTTTCTCGCGACTGACGACGAACCCGGCGGCCAGGAATCGCTCGAGGCGGCTGCCGCGGCCCTCTCCGAGCACGATATTGACGCGGGGACCGAACTCGTGGCCGACGAGTCCCCGTTCGAGGCGCTCGTCGACGCCGCGGCCGACCACGATGCCATCGTCGTCGGCGAGCGGGCCCCATCGCTGCAATCGTTTCTCTTCGGCGATGCGGCCGAACGCGTCGCTGCCGAGTCGGTCGGCCCGGTGCTCGTCGTCCGGAGTCTGGACGAGCGTGACGGTGGGGCCGCGCTGTGA